TTCGCTGATTTATGATTTCTACAATCTGATCAAGCGGCAATACGGCGTTCGCGTGACCTGCCCGAATCACCGACCCAGGCATGCTAAACACTGCCGCAGACTCTTGGCTTTGTGCGATAATCCGACCTCCGCGCCCCCGGATAGCCTGAGCACCCAAGGTTCCATCGCTCCCCAAGCCGGTCAAAACTATGCCCAGCACCCGCGAGCCAGCGGCCCTAGCAGCCGACCGCATCAGCATATCGATGGACGGGGCATCGGCAGACAGGTTTGGCTTCGAGCTGAATCCAATCTGCCATACTCGCCAAGGCCCACGCTGCACTGACTTTAACACCATATTTTGCCCCCCAGGAGCAATAATGATCTGCCCTGCTTCGAGAGGCATCCCTGCAACGCCAATTTTAACTGGCAATGGAGTCAAACGTTGTAAACGTTTCGCGAATGAAGCAGTAAAATACGCGGGCAAATGCACTGCAATCAGTAAAGTGGTCGTCAGGCATGGATCTAATGCCTGTACAAGTTTCTCTACAGCGGCAGTGCCGCCTGTGGAGGAACCTATCACCGTCAGGCTCTGAGGCTGAGCACTAACTATATGGCGCAACGGGCTAATAAACGTGGCTATTTGCGGCGCGACTGGTACAGCCTGCAACTGCTGAAGCACGGCCCGCCGAAATATTTGTTCAGCACCCAACTGTAAAGGCGCAATATGATCATATATTCCCCAGCGAGCGGTTTCACACATCACACCCGACGACGGGGTAGCAGTAGCATAAAGCAGCACTGCGCACGCGTGCTGCCGATGCAGCCGATCTAGATCCGGTAAGCTATGCTCATC
The window above is part of the Hymenobacter radiodurans genome. Proteins encoded here:
- a CDS encoding chemotaxis protein CheB, which produces MSFLPVPFTILLDKLPALVQLELTRLLQVQPGYQVVGSASSADELVILARRFRPSLVILDEHSLPDLDRLHRQHACAVLLYATATPSSGVMCETARWGIYDHIAPLQLGAEQIFRRAVLQQLQAVPVAPQIATFISPLRHIVSAQPQSLTVIGSSTGGTAAVEKLVQALDPCLTTTLLIAVHLPAYFTASFAKRLQRLTPLPVKIGVAGMPLEAGQIIIAPGGQNMVLKSVQRGPWRVWQIGFSSKPNLSADAPSIDMLMRSAARAAGSRVLGIVLTGLGSDGTLGAQAIRGRGGRIIAQSQESAAVFSMPGSVIRAGHANAVLPLDQIVEIINQRTALPASTTRLSPPLATVN